Proteins encoded by one window of Lycium barbarum isolate Lr01 chromosome 11, ASM1917538v2, whole genome shotgun sequence:
- the LOC132617054 gene encoding poly(A)-specific ribonuclease PARN isoform X2, with translation MKKLCILKQLSHAPAAVLSTRHRKLTSSSSSSFDIKNVTKSNFESVVKELRGIIRDSDFVAVDLEMTGVTSAPWRESFDFDRSDIRYLKVKDSAEKFAVVQFGVCPFRWDSNKHSFIAHPHNFYIFPRQEIPGTNQSYEFLCQTTSLDFLAKYQFDFNLCVREGISYLSRSQEEEALERISSIYMDQSSDSVFRLREDAEFPLVRMADVLFAERMKNTIREWYDSLLSKRSSSSESKQISTDPNQRFQMVFFKTRPALSLSGFTSRQLRVIKAKEVKDGLHKEAELKVKSAVGFRHVIDLLSSERKLIVGHNCFLDMAHIYSKFIGPLPSTAEDYVSSIQKYFPFIIDTKILLNANGVFQKMVNKSSTSLSKAFVSICPQIALGVKTSGLADRPCVEVEVQVDEKRSSNWNSGAKHEAGYDAFMTGCIFAQACNHLGIDFTLHVLAGDLAKDTKLQNYINRLYLSWVSGDIIDLSTGTCTTDSSASSKLKSRYQEISFPSIILLWGLPSKLKAREIKVCILQAFGPTSVSSVYHLDESAVFIQFSKPELVSKFLEMKETLSRNSDPISVLHPLSNILNGEHTHAATYDVYRRICSSSISKKLFADQAEAVGIKNKTVSSRAERGKKGNLVFDKENEVRVFDEQVDDLMSPPYGSSETDRSAESFYLDEVLASK, from the exons ATGAAGAAACTGTGTATATTGAAACAATTATCTCACGCGCCGGCCGCCGTTTTAAGCACGCGCCACCGCAAGCTcacttcatcttcatcttcatcattcGATATTAAGAATGTTACGAAATCAAACTTCGAATCAGTTGTTAAGGAGTTACGGGGTATTATACGGGACTCCGATTTCGTAGCGGTTGATTTGGAAATGACGGGAGTAACTAGTGCTCCTTGGAGAGAATCGTTTGATTTTGATCGAAGTGATATTCGGTACCTTAAAGTTAAGGATTCAGCTGAGAAGTTTGCTGTGGTTCAGTTTGGTGTTTGTCCTTTTCGTTGGGACTCCAACAAGCACTCCTTTATTGCCCATCc ACATAACTTTTATATATTCCCACGGCAAGAAATTCCTGGTACCAACCAATCCTATGAGTTCCTTTGCCAGACAACTTCACTTGATTTCTTGGCAAAATACCAGTTTGATTTCAATTTGTGCGTACGTGAAG GAATCTCTTATTTATCCAGAAGCCAAGAAGAGGAAGCACTGGAACGTATAAGTTCAATATACATGGATCAATCATCAGATTCCGTGTTTCGCTTGAGAGAAGATGCAGAGTTCCCATTGGTTAGGATGGCAGATGTTCTATTTGCTGAGAGAATGAAGAACACAATCAGGGAATGGTATGATAGTTTGTTAAGTAAGAGAAGCAGTAGCTctgaaagtaaacaaatatcaACTGATCCAAATCAGAGATTTCAAATGGTTTTCTTCAAGACCCGTCCAGCGCTTTCCCTAAGTGGGTTTACTTCTCGCCAACTAAGGGTGATTAAAGCG AAAGAGGTGAAGGACGGCCTTCATAAAGAAGCGGAACTAAAGGTCAAATCTGCTGTTGGATTTCGACATGTTATTGATCTTCTTTCCTCGGAGCGGAAGTTGATTGTCGGTCACAATTGCTTTCTTG ATATGGCACATATATACAGTAAATTCATTGGCCCACTACCTTCGACCGCTGAGGATTATGTATCTTCCATTCAGAAGTACTTCCCTTTCATAATTGACACCAAAATACTCTTGAACGCAAACGGTGTTTTTCAAAAGATGGTGAATAAAAGCAGCACATCACTATCCAAAGCATTTGTCTCTATCTGTCCTCAAATTGCTTTAGGTGTCAAAACTTCTGGTTTGGCTGATAGACCATGTGTAGAGGTGGAGGTTCAAGTAGATGAAAAAAG ATCCTCGAACTGGAACTCAGGAGCCAAGCATGAAGCTGGCTATGATGCATTCATGACTGGATGCATTTTTGCACAGGCGTGCAATCATCTAGGCATTGATTTCACCCTCCATGTGCTTGCTGGAGATTTAGCCAAGGATACGAAGCTTCAGAATTATATCAATCGTCTTTATCTTAGCTGGGTTAGTGGAGACATCATTGATCTAAGTACTGGGACATGTACAACAGACTCGTCAGCTTCTAGTAAACTCAAAAGTCGGTACCAGGAGATTTCATTTCCTAGCATCATTTTGTTGTGGGGTTTGCCATCTAAACTAAAAGCAAGGGAGATCAAAGTTTGTATATTACAAGCTTTTGGCCCAACTTCTGTTTCCTCTGTCTACCATTTGGATGAAAGCGCAGTTTTTATTCAGTTTAGCAAGCCAGAGCTGGTTTCTAAGTTTCTTGAAATGAAGGAAACTCTAAGTAGGAACAGTGATCCTATTTCAGTGTTGCATCCTCTTTCAAATATTCTGAACGGGGAACACACTCACGCAGCTACCTATGATGTATATAGACGAATATGCAGTTCATCCATCTCAAAGAAATTATTCGCAGATCAGGCTGAAGCTGTTGGTATCAAAAACAAAACAGTGTCATCCAGGGCAGAACGGGGAAAAAAGGGAAACCTTGTATTTGACAAAGAAAACGAAGTTAGGGTGTTCGATGAGCAAGTAGATGATCTGATGAGTCCACCATATGGCTCCTCTGAAACAGATAGATCGGCAGAGTCTTTTTATCTAGATGAAGTTCTGGCTAGCAAATAG
- the LOC132617054 gene encoding poly(A)-specific ribonuclease PARN isoform X1, with protein MKKLCILKQLSHAPAAVLSTRHRKLTSSSSSSFDIKNVTKSNFESVVKELRGIIRDSDFVAVDLEMTGVTSAPWRESFDFDRSDIRYLKVKDSAEKFAVVQFGVCPFRWDSNKHSFIAHPHNFYIFPRQEIPGTNQSYEFLCQTTSLDFLAKYQFDFNLCVREGISYLSRSQEEEALERISSIYMDQSSDSVFRLREDAEFPLVRMADVLFAERMKNTIREWYDSLLSKRSSSSESKQISTDPNQRFQMVFFKTRPALSLSGFTSRQLRVIKAVTRKHFKDLAYIRVAGEATSLQQLIVYTDSNDDRDLLMKEVKDGLHKEAELKVKSAVGFRHVIDLLSSERKLIVGHNCFLDMAHIYSKFIGPLPSTAEDYVSSIQKYFPFIIDTKILLNANGVFQKMVNKSSTSLSKAFVSICPQIALGVKTSGLADRPCVEVEVQVDEKRSSNWNSGAKHEAGYDAFMTGCIFAQACNHLGIDFTLHVLAGDLAKDTKLQNYINRLYLSWVSGDIIDLSTGTCTTDSSASSKLKSRYQEISFPSIILLWGLPSKLKAREIKVCILQAFGPTSVSSVYHLDESAVFIQFSKPELVSKFLEMKETLSRNSDPISVLHPLSNILNGEHTHAATYDVYRRICSSSISKKLFADQAEAVGIKNKTVSSRAERGKKGNLVFDKENEVRVFDEQVDDLMSPPYGSSETDRSAESFYLDEVLASK; from the exons ATGAAGAAACTGTGTATATTGAAACAATTATCTCACGCGCCGGCCGCCGTTTTAAGCACGCGCCACCGCAAGCTcacttcatcttcatcttcatcattcGATATTAAGAATGTTACGAAATCAAACTTCGAATCAGTTGTTAAGGAGTTACGGGGTATTATACGGGACTCCGATTTCGTAGCGGTTGATTTGGAAATGACGGGAGTAACTAGTGCTCCTTGGAGAGAATCGTTTGATTTTGATCGAAGTGATATTCGGTACCTTAAAGTTAAGGATTCAGCTGAGAAGTTTGCTGTGGTTCAGTTTGGTGTTTGTCCTTTTCGTTGGGACTCCAACAAGCACTCCTTTATTGCCCATCc ACATAACTTTTATATATTCCCACGGCAAGAAATTCCTGGTACCAACCAATCCTATGAGTTCCTTTGCCAGACAACTTCACTTGATTTCTTGGCAAAATACCAGTTTGATTTCAATTTGTGCGTACGTGAAG GAATCTCTTATTTATCCAGAAGCCAAGAAGAGGAAGCACTGGAACGTATAAGTTCAATATACATGGATCAATCATCAGATTCCGTGTTTCGCTTGAGAGAAGATGCAGAGTTCCCATTGGTTAGGATGGCAGATGTTCTATTTGCTGAGAGAATGAAGAACACAATCAGGGAATGGTATGATAGTTTGTTAAGTAAGAGAAGCAGTAGCTctgaaagtaaacaaatatcaACTGATCCAAATCAGAGATTTCAAATGGTTTTCTTCAAGACCCGTCCAGCGCTTTCCCTAAGTGGGTTTACTTCTCGCCAACTAAGGGTGATTAAAGCG GTCACCAGAAAGCATTTCAAAGATCTTGCCTATATCCGAGTAGCTGGTGAAGCAACATCTCTGCAGCAATTGATTGTCTATACAGATTCCAACGATGACAGGGATCTACTGATG AAAGAGGTGAAGGACGGCCTTCATAAAGAAGCGGAACTAAAGGTCAAATCTGCTGTTGGATTTCGACATGTTATTGATCTTCTTTCCTCGGAGCGGAAGTTGATTGTCGGTCACAATTGCTTTCTTG ATATGGCACATATATACAGTAAATTCATTGGCCCACTACCTTCGACCGCTGAGGATTATGTATCTTCCATTCAGAAGTACTTCCCTTTCATAATTGACACCAAAATACTCTTGAACGCAAACGGTGTTTTTCAAAAGATGGTGAATAAAAGCAGCACATCACTATCCAAAGCATTTGTCTCTATCTGTCCTCAAATTGCTTTAGGTGTCAAAACTTCTGGTTTGGCTGATAGACCATGTGTAGAGGTGGAGGTTCAAGTAGATGAAAAAAG ATCCTCGAACTGGAACTCAGGAGCCAAGCATGAAGCTGGCTATGATGCATTCATGACTGGATGCATTTTTGCACAGGCGTGCAATCATCTAGGCATTGATTTCACCCTCCATGTGCTTGCTGGAGATTTAGCCAAGGATACGAAGCTTCAGAATTATATCAATCGTCTTTATCTTAGCTGGGTTAGTGGAGACATCATTGATCTAAGTACTGGGACATGTACAACAGACTCGTCAGCTTCTAGTAAACTCAAAAGTCGGTACCAGGAGATTTCATTTCCTAGCATCATTTTGTTGTGGGGTTTGCCATCTAAACTAAAAGCAAGGGAGATCAAAGTTTGTATATTACAAGCTTTTGGCCCAACTTCTGTTTCCTCTGTCTACCATTTGGATGAAAGCGCAGTTTTTATTCAGTTTAGCAAGCCAGAGCTGGTTTCTAAGTTTCTTGAAATGAAGGAAACTCTAAGTAGGAACAGTGATCCTATTTCAGTGTTGCATCCTCTTTCAAATATTCTGAACGGGGAACACACTCACGCAGCTACCTATGATGTATATAGACGAATATGCAGTTCATCCATCTCAAAGAAATTATTCGCAGATCAGGCTGAAGCTGTTGGTATCAAAAACAAAACAGTGTCATCCAGGGCAGAACGGGGAAAAAAGGGAAACCTTGTATTTGACAAAGAAAACGAAGTTAGGGTGTTCGATGAGCAAGTAGATGATCTGATGAGTCCACCATATGGCTCCTCTGAAACAGATAGATCGGCAGAGTCTTTTTATCTAGATGAAGTTCTGGCTAGCAAATAG
- the LOC132617054 gene encoding poly(A)-specific ribonuclease PARN isoform X3, which yields MDQSSDSVFRLREDAEFPLVRMADVLFAERMKNTIREWYDSLLSKRSSSSESKQISTDPNQRFQMVFFKTRPALSLSGFTSRQLRVIKAVTRKHFKDLAYIRVAGEATSLQQLIVYTDSNDDRDLLMKEVKDGLHKEAELKVKSAVGFRHVIDLLSSERKLIVGHNCFLDMAHIYSKFIGPLPSTAEDYVSSIQKYFPFIIDTKILLNANGVFQKMVNKSSTSLSKAFVSICPQIALGVKTSGLADRPCVEVEVQVDEKRSSNWNSGAKHEAGYDAFMTGCIFAQACNHLGIDFTLHVLAGDLAKDTKLQNYINRLYLSWVSGDIIDLSTGTCTTDSSASSKLKSRYQEISFPSIILLWGLPSKLKAREIKVCILQAFGPTSVSSVYHLDESAVFIQFSKPELVSKFLEMKETLSRNSDPISVLHPLSNILNGEHTHAATYDVYRRICSSSISKKLFADQAEAVGIKNKTVSSRAERGKKGNLVFDKENEVRVFDEQVDDLMSPPYGSSETDRSAESFYLDEVLASK from the exons ATGGATCAATCATCAGATTCCGTGTTTCGCTTGAGAGAAGATGCAGAGTTCCCATTGGTTAGGATGGCAGATGTTCTATTTGCTGAGAGAATGAAGAACACAATCAGGGAATGGTATGATAGTTTGTTAAGTAAGAGAAGCAGTAGCTctgaaagtaaacaaatatcaACTGATCCAAATCAGAGATTTCAAATGGTTTTCTTCAAGACCCGTCCAGCGCTTTCCCTAAGTGGGTTTACTTCTCGCCAACTAAGGGTGATTAAAGCG GTCACCAGAAAGCATTTCAAAGATCTTGCCTATATCCGAGTAGCTGGTGAAGCAACATCTCTGCAGCAATTGATTGTCTATACAGATTCCAACGATGACAGGGATCTACTGATG AAAGAGGTGAAGGACGGCCTTCATAAAGAAGCGGAACTAAAGGTCAAATCTGCTGTTGGATTTCGACATGTTATTGATCTTCTTTCCTCGGAGCGGAAGTTGATTGTCGGTCACAATTGCTTTCTTG ATATGGCACATATATACAGTAAATTCATTGGCCCACTACCTTCGACCGCTGAGGATTATGTATCTTCCATTCAGAAGTACTTCCCTTTCATAATTGACACCAAAATACTCTTGAACGCAAACGGTGTTTTTCAAAAGATGGTGAATAAAAGCAGCACATCACTATCCAAAGCATTTGTCTCTATCTGTCCTCAAATTGCTTTAGGTGTCAAAACTTCTGGTTTGGCTGATAGACCATGTGTAGAGGTGGAGGTTCAAGTAGATGAAAAAAG ATCCTCGAACTGGAACTCAGGAGCCAAGCATGAAGCTGGCTATGATGCATTCATGACTGGATGCATTTTTGCACAGGCGTGCAATCATCTAGGCATTGATTTCACCCTCCATGTGCTTGCTGGAGATTTAGCCAAGGATACGAAGCTTCAGAATTATATCAATCGTCTTTATCTTAGCTGGGTTAGTGGAGACATCATTGATCTAAGTACTGGGACATGTACAACAGACTCGTCAGCTTCTAGTAAACTCAAAAGTCGGTACCAGGAGATTTCATTTCCTAGCATCATTTTGTTGTGGGGTTTGCCATCTAAACTAAAAGCAAGGGAGATCAAAGTTTGTATATTACAAGCTTTTGGCCCAACTTCTGTTTCCTCTGTCTACCATTTGGATGAAAGCGCAGTTTTTATTCAGTTTAGCAAGCCAGAGCTGGTTTCTAAGTTTCTTGAAATGAAGGAAACTCTAAGTAGGAACAGTGATCCTATTTCAGTGTTGCATCCTCTTTCAAATATTCTGAACGGGGAACACACTCACGCAGCTACCTATGATGTATATAGACGAATATGCAGTTCATCCATCTCAAAGAAATTATTCGCAGATCAGGCTGAAGCTGTTGGTATCAAAAACAAAACAGTGTCATCCAGGGCAGAACGGGGAAAAAAGGGAAACCTTGTATTTGACAAAGAAAACGAAGTTAGGGTGTTCGATGAGCAAGTAGATGATCTGATGAGTCCACCATATGGCTCCTCTGAAACAGATAGATCGGCAGAGTCTTTTTATCTAGATGAAGTTCTGGCTAGCAAATAG
- the LOC132618575 gene encoding probable L-type lectin-domain containing receptor kinase S.7 — MFVFPTSQFLIFISFFLYYTVFVSSQNCSFDLQSFTLRNFTLLGDSYLRNGVVGLTRELQVPSSSSGSLIYNNPISFFDQETKKTVSFSTRFAFSVNNINPTSFGDGLAFFLSPDNQTLGSPGGFLGLVNSSQLTKNKFVAIEFDTRQDLHFNDPDDNHVGLDIDSLISIKTANVKLAGVDLKSRNIISSWIDYKSEERKLLVFLSYSSSKPKKPILNVDIDLSDYLKEFMYVGFAASTEGSTELHCIENWSFQTFGFTPMSPRKKHNPHNVSDNSVLMNPKIQDSSHDKHRKRLGLGLGIAGPAFFCAVLVAFGWISFKKWRGLNTEKNFKAELVTGPRQFSYKELRSATRGFHSSRIIGNGAFGTVYKAFFMDSSSIAAVKRSKHSHESKTEFGAELSIIACLRHKNLVQLQGWCIEKGELLLVYDFMSNGSLDKVLYQESQHGNPLKWPYRYNIAVGLASVLTYLHQECEQQVIHRDIKASNIMLDGSYNARLGDFGLARLMDHDKSPVSTLTAGTMGYLAPEYLQYGKATEKTDVFSYGVVILELSCGRRPIEDGHEMVNLVDWVWRLYSESRIIEAADKRLNGDFKEEEMKKLLLVGLSCANPDSNERPCMRRVFQILNNEAEPIVVPKVKPTLTFSTSIPLSIDDIFSDSEESEAPEDEFEIRVDLLK, encoded by the coding sequence ATGTTTGTTTTTCCTACCTCACAATTCTTGATTTTCATCAGCTTCTTTTTATACTATACAGTGTTTGTATCATCACAAAATTGCAGTTTTGATTTGCAATCATTTACACTTAGAAATTTCACACTTCTTGGTGATTCATATCTACGTAATGGTGTTGTTGGTCTTACTAGAGAGCTTCAAGTTCCATCATCAAGTTCAGGTTCACTCATTTACAACAACCCCATTTCATTTTTTGATCAAGAAACCAAGAAAACAGTGTCATTTTCAACAAGATTTGCTTTTTCTGTTAATAACATTAACCCCACTTCATTTGGTGATGGTTTGGCTTTTTTTCTTTCACCTGATAATCAAACTTTAGGTAGTCCAGGTGGATTTTTGGGTTTGGTTAATTCTTCACAGTTAACTAAGAACAAGTTTGTTGCTATTGAGTTTGATACTAGGCAAGATTTGCATTTTAATGATCCTGATGATAACCATGTTGGTCTTGATATTGATAGTCTTATTTCAATCAAGACTGCAAATGTGAAGTTAGCTGGTGTTGATTTAAAAAGTAGGAATATAATTAGTTCTTGGATTGATTACAAGAGTGAAGAGAGGAAATTGTTAGTGTTCTTGAGTTACTCAAGTTCAAAGCCTAAAAAACCAATCTTGAATGTTGATATTGACCTGTCTGATTATCTAAAAGAGTTTATGTATGTGGGGTTTGCTGCTTCTACTGAGGGTAGTACTGAATTGCATTGTATTGAGAATTGGAGTTTTCAAACTTTTGGATTTACCCCTATGAGTCCAAGGAAAAAACATAATCCACATAATGTTTCTGATAATTCTGTGCTTATGAACCCGAAAATTCAAGATTCTAGCCATGACAAGCATCGTAAGAGGTTAGGTTTGGGTCTTGGAATTGCTGGTCCAGCTTTCTTCTGTGCTGTTTTAGTAGCTTTTGGTTGGATTTCTTTCAAGAAATGGAGGGGACTTAACACAGAGAAGAATTTTAAAGCGGAGCTTGTTACTGGACCGAGGCAGTTTAGTTACAAGGAGTTGAGGTCAGCTACAAGAGGATTTCATTCCAGTAGGATTATTGGAAATGGCGCGTTTGGTACTGTTTACAAAGCGTTTTTCATGGATTCGAGTTCTATTGCTGCAGTGAAAAGATCTAAGCATAGTCACGAGAGTAAAACTGAGTTTGGTGCTGAGCTGTCGATCATAGCGTGTTTAAGGCACAAGAATTTAGTTCAGTTACAAGGGTGGTGCATTGAGAAGGGAGAATTACTTCTTGTGTATGACTTTATGTCTAATGGGAGTCTTGATAAGGTGCTATACCAGGAATCCCAGCATGGGAATCCGCTGAAATGGCCTTACAGGTACAATATAGCAGTTGGGTTGGCATCTGTTCTGACTTATTTGCATCAAGAATGTGAGCAGCAGGTGATTCACAGAGACATAAAAGCCAGCAATATTATGCTTGATGGGAGCTACAATGCGAGGCTTGGCGATTTCGGGCTGGCAAGACTTATGGATCATGACAAGAGTCCAGTCTCGACGCTTACAGCTGGAACGATGGGATACCTTGCTCCTGAGTACCTTCAGTACGGAAAAGCAACCGAGAAAACCGATGTTTTTAGCTATGGTGTGGTTATACTAGAATTGTCTTGTGGGAGGAGACCAATTGAGGATGGTCATGAAATGGTGAATTTGGTTGATTGGGTTTGGAGACTGTACTCTGAAAGTAGGATAATTGAAGCAGCGGACAAAAGGCTTAACGGTGACTTCAAAGAGGAAGAGATGAAAAAGCTGCTACTTGTTGGATTAAGCTGTGCAAATCCTGATAGCAATGAAAGGCCTTGTATGAGGAGAGTATTTCAGATACTCAACAATGAGGCAGAGCCTATAGTTGTTCCGAAAGTGAAACCAACTCTAACCTTCTCCACCAGTATCCCACTCAGTATTGATGACATCTTCTCAGACAGCGAAGAAAGTGAGGCACCAGAAGATGAGTTCGAAATCAGAGTAGATCTATTGAAGTAA